The Dioscorea cayenensis subsp. rotundata cultivar TDr96_F1 chromosome 7, TDr96_F1_v2_PseudoChromosome.rev07_lg8_w22 25.fasta, whole genome shotgun sequence genome includes a region encoding these proteins:
- the LOC120265774 gene encoding LOW QUALITY PROTEIN: protein spotted leaf 11-like (The sequence of the model RefSeq protein was modified relative to this genomic sequence to represent the inferred CDS: inserted 2 bases in 1 codon; deleted 1 base in 1 codon) has protein sequence MEEEETVEKLMQAVGEIAGISDYRNAYKRQFCNLSRRIKLLAPMFEELSDSQEPIPEEEAKTLVKLKDALVAAKELLRLGSDGSKICLVLEREKIMKRLQEITDQLEQALSEISFERLDISDEVREQVELVHAQFKRAKERIDMPDTELYGDLSMVCNGSTEGNIDPVILQRLAEKLQLTTISELSQESFVLHEMAAASSSADPGENTKKMLVLLQQIKDFMQTQNPQMGDPAISNVPADEKPKTPVIPEDFRCPISLELMNDPVIVATGQTYERSSIEKWLDAGHETCPKTQQKLANTSLTPNYVLRSLIAQWCESNGIEPPKRPTRPSXSPSASSECTKIDALLQKLSSPNPDDQRSAAGELRLLAKRNTDNRVCIAEAGAIPLLVNLLYMQDPRTQEHAVTALLNLSICEENKGRIISAGAVPGIVHVLRKGCMEARENAAATLFSLSVIDEHKVMIGTSGAIPALVALLSEGSQRGKKDAATALFNLCIYQGNKGKAVRAGVIPTLMKLLMEPGGGMVDESLAILAILSSHPDGKAAIGAAEAVPVLVEVIGSGSPRNRENAAAVLVHLCSGEQQHQYLAEAQERGIISPLRDLASNGTDRGKRKATQLLDRINRFLEQQKHAQSQLESPTQPNSQVEQPRL, from the exons atggaggaggaggagacgGTGGAAAAGCTGATGCAAGCCGTAGGGGAGATCGCCGGGATCTCCGACTACCGGAATGCGTACAAGAGGCAGTTTTGCAACCTCTCCCGGCGGATCAAGCTTCTCGCTCCCATGTTTGAGGAGCTTAGCGATAGTCAGGAACCGATCCCCGAGGAGgaagctaaaaccctagtgaaGTTGAAGGATGCGTTGGTTGCTGCAAAGGAGCTGCTCCGATTGGGCAGCGATGGCAGCAAGATCTGCTTG GTCCTTGAGAGGGAAAAGATAATGAAACGTCTGCAGGAAATAACTGATCAACTGGAACAAGCTTTAAGTGAAATTTCATTCGAGAGGCTTGATATATCGGATGAAGTTAGAGAGCAG GTTGAACTTGTTCATGCTCAGTTCAAAAGAGCAAAAGAGCGGATTGACATGCCTGATACCGAGCTGTATGGTGATCTTTCAATGGTTTGCAATGGAAGCACTGAAGGCAATATAGACCCTGTGATTCTACAAAGATTGGCAGAGAAGTTACAGCTGACAACAATATCTGAACTCAGTCAAGAATcatttgttttgcatgagatGGCAGCTGCCAGCAGCAGTGCTGATCCaggagaaaacacgaaaaagaTGCTAGTGTTGCTGCAGCAAATCAAGGATTTCATGCAGACCCAGAACCCTCAAATGGGTGATCCAGCAATTTCTAATGTGCCTGCTGATGAGAAGCCCAAAACTCCTGTAATTCCAGAGGATTTTCGCTGTCCAATTTCCCTTGAACTGATGAATGATCCTGTCATTGTGGCAACGGGACAG ACATACGAGCGTAGCTCCATCGAGAAATGGCTGGATGCTGGACATGAAACTTGCCCGAAGACACAGCAGAAGCTCGCAAATACATCTTTAACACCGAACTATGTCCTCCGAAGCCTCATTGCCCAATGGTGCGAGAGCAATGGCATTGAGCCACCCAAGCGGCCCACTCGGCCTAG AAGCCCTTCAGCTTCAAGTGAATGTACTAAAATAGATGCTCTTCTCCAAAAGCTATCTTCCCCAAATCCTGATGACCAGCGATCAGCTGCTGGTGAGCTACGCCTTCTTGCTAAGCGTAACACTGACAACCGTGTCTGCATAGCTGAGGCTGGTGCTATTCCCCTTCTTGTCAATTTGCTCTATATGCAAGATCCTCGAACCCAGGAGCATGCAGTCACGGCTCTTTTAAACCTCTCAATCTGTGAGGAGAACAAAGGGAGGATAATCTCCGCTGGTGCAGTGCCAGGAATTGTTCATGTACTGAGGAAGGGATGTATGGAGGCTCGAGAAAATGCTGCTGCCACACTATTCAGCCTATCAGTGATTGATGAGCATAAGGTAATGATTGGAACATCAGGAGCTATCCCAGCACTTGTGGCGTTACTGAGTGAAGGCAGCCAACGAGGAAAGAAGGATGCAGCTACGGCACTGTTTAATCTCTGCATATACCAGGGTAACAAGGGAAAGGCAGTCAGAGCTGGCGTCATACCAACTCTGATGAAACTCTTGATGGAACCAGGAGGAGGTATGGTGGATGAATCTCTGGCGATACTAGCCATATTATCCAGCCATCCTGAT GGTAAGGCTGCAATTGGTGCAGCTGAGGCAGTGCCTGTGCTTGTGGAGGTTATCGGGAGTGGGTCTCCTCGAAATAGAGAAAATGCAGCTGCGGTCCTCGTGCACCTCTGCAGTGGTGAGCAGCAGCATCAGTATCTGGCAGAGGCACAAGAGCGAGGTATCATCAGTCCCTTGCGTGATCTGGCTTCAAATGGCACTGACCGGGGCAAGAGAAAGGCCACACAATTGCTCGATCGCATTAACAGATTTCTCGAACAACAGAAACACGCACAGTCTCAGCTTGAATCACCCACACAACCAAATTCTCAAGTGGAGCAACCGAGGCTCTGA